One Georgenia wutianyii DNA segment encodes these proteins:
- a CDS encoding serine hydrolase domain-containing protein, with amino-acid sequence MTMINSLLDDLSGRTAQRLGAGQRGVVVVGALHGRQSAVHGADPGTQFEIGSITKTFTALALAQLAVRGVVGLDQPLSDLLPRDITAPQRGGEVIRLRHLASHTSGLPRLPKGTLPRGLLRADPYAGCTGELLMDGLRRTRLRSVPGTRFCYSNLGAGLLGFVLARHTETDYDSLVQAEICRHLGMTDTRVVLDLEGAARLAPGHSRTGRPRPPWHLAALAGAGGLHSTVPDLLRLARAHLGPAPEELAEAIALNRTTAHRINARAAIHPGWIAANLPRTQHRVMFHSGGTGGYRSLLAIAPEHGAAVVILNANNRPVDRPGLKLLGQIIDSGPGFGSDPVPAAA; translated from the coding sequence ATGACGATGATCAACTCGCTCCTTGACGATCTGTCAGGACGAACAGCGCAACGACTCGGCGCTGGACAGCGTGGTGTCGTGGTGGTGGGTGCGCTGCACGGCAGGCAGTCCGCAGTGCACGGCGCAGATCCCGGCACGCAGTTCGAGATCGGTTCCATCACCAAGACGTTCACCGCGCTCGCCTTGGCCCAGCTCGCCGTGCGCGGCGTCGTGGGGCTGGACCAACCCCTGAGCGACCTCCTACCTCGTGACATCACGGCCCCCCAGCGCGGCGGCGAGGTCATCAGGCTGAGGCACCTGGCCTCCCACACTTCTGGGTTACCAAGGCTTCCCAAGGGGACCCTGCCACGGGGCCTGTTGCGAGCAGACCCCTACGCCGGATGCACCGGCGAGCTCCTGATGGACGGGTTGCGGCGCACCCGTTTGCGATCGGTGCCCGGCACCCGCTTCTGCTACTCCAACCTCGGCGCCGGCTTGCTCGGATTCGTCCTGGCACGCCACACCGAGACCGACTACGACTCGCTCGTCCAGGCCGAGATCTGCCGGCATCTGGGCATGACAGACACCCGCGTGGTCCTCGATCTCGAAGGCGCAGCCCGGTTGGCCCCCGGTCACTCCCGCACGGGACGACCACGCCCACCGTGGCACCTGGCCGCCCTCGCCGGTGCCGGCGGCCTTCACTCGACGGTTCCCGACCTGCTCAGGCTCGCGCGGGCCCACCTCGGCCCCGCCCCCGAAGAACTCGCCGAAGCGATCGCTCTCAACCGCACGACCGCGCACCGCATCAACGCACGAGCTGCGATCCATCCCGGCTGGATCGCAGCCAACCTGCCCCGCACCCAGCATCGAGTCATGTTCCACAGTGGCGGCACGGGTGGATATCGCAGCCTGCTGGCTATAGCCCCCGAACACGGCGCCGCAGTCGTGATCCTCAACGCCAACAACCGACCCGTGGATCGCCCCGGCCTCAAGCTGCTCGGGCAGATCATCGACTCCGGACCCGGATTCGGGTCCGATCCCGTCCCGGCCGCCGCCTGA
- a CDS encoding tyrosine-type recombinase/integrase: MDTAVRDGLLGASPASKLKRPTVTSAEARALAPHEVDALLRAAEGTRYEHLLRVLAGTGLRRGEALALRWSEVDLTRRLVTVRGTLARTREGLEVQPPKTERSRRTIPVSTATAAVLSAVRASQDEARARSEGSWRESGLVFTTEFGGPIDPRNASRAMSTAAKNAGLHGVGIHTLRHTAASTMLEAGVPLRTVSEILGHASVQVTGDIYGHVSTEGARAAVDRLASSLGW, encoded by the coding sequence TTGGATACCGCCGTACGTGATGGCCTCCTCGGCGCGAGCCCCGCGTCCAAGCTGAAGAGGCCAACCGTCACCAGCGCCGAAGCCCGCGCGCTGGCACCACACGAGGTCGACGCCTTACTCAGGGCAGCCGAGGGCACTCGTTACGAGCACCTGCTGCGAGTGCTCGCCGGTACGGGGTTGCGACGGGGTGAAGCCCTCGCGCTCCGGTGGTCCGAGGTTGACCTGACGCGCCGGCTCGTCACCGTGCGCGGAACCCTTGCACGAACACGCGAGGGCCTCGAGGTTCAGCCGCCGAAGACAGAGCGCTCACGCCGTACGATCCCCGTCTCGACCGCGACCGCCGCTGTCCTTTCCGCCGTGCGCGCGTCTCAAGACGAGGCCCGCGCTCGAAGCGAAGGATCGTGGAGGGAGAGCGGGCTGGTCTTCACGACGGAGTTCGGCGGACCGATCGATCCACGGAACGCGTCGCGAGCCATGTCCACCGCCGCCAAGAACGCCGGACTTCACGGCGTCGGTATCCATACGCTCCGGCACACGGCCGCCTCGACCATGCTCGAGGCAGGCGTCCCCCTGCGCACGGTCTCGGAGATTCTCGGCCACGCCTCGGTGCAAGTCACCGGCGACATCTACGGGCACGTCTCCACCGAGGGCGCACGAGCCGCCGTCGACCGCCTGGCCTCGTCCCTTGGGTGGTAG
- the der gene encoding ribosome biogenesis GTPase Der, giving the protein MSETQDLPTTPADDEQRAAALRAGLADYVLDEEDAALLAAGDGGSEREPADAPLPVLAVVGRPNVGKSTLVNRILGRREAVVQDVPGVTRDRVSYPAEWAGRRFTLVDTGGWEHDAAGLHARVADQAEVAIELADAVMFIVDATVGPTSTDEQVVRLLRKSGKPVVLVANKVDSPMQEADASALWSLGLGQPWPVSALHGRGSGDLLDAAMAILPEVSSVAAELPEGGPRRVALVGRPNVGKSSLLNALARQDRVVVHDVAGTTRDPVDELVVLGNRPWWFVDTAGIRRRVHQTKGADFYASLRTQAALEKAEVAVALVDASVPLTEQDIRVIQQVVDAGRALVIAYNKWDLMDEDKRFLLERAIDQDLVQLPWAPRVNLSAKTRWHVDKLVKALDTALEGWDTRIPTGRLNAFLGELTAANPHPVRGGKQPRILFATQADNRPPRFVIFATGFIEHGYRRFIERKLRENFGFEGTPIEISVRVREKRRR; this is encoded by the coding sequence GTGAGTGAAACCCAGGACCTCCCGACCACCCCGGCCGACGACGAGCAGCGCGCCGCCGCCCTGCGCGCCGGGCTGGCCGACTACGTGCTCGACGAGGAGGACGCCGCCCTGCTCGCCGCCGGCGACGGCGGCTCCGAGCGGGAGCCCGCGGACGCCCCCCTGCCCGTGCTCGCCGTCGTCGGCCGCCCGAACGTCGGCAAGTCGACGCTCGTCAACCGCATCCTCGGACGGCGCGAGGCCGTGGTGCAGGACGTCCCCGGCGTCACACGAGACCGCGTGAGCTACCCGGCCGAGTGGGCCGGACGCCGCTTCACGCTCGTCGACACCGGCGGGTGGGAGCACGACGCCGCGGGCCTCCACGCCCGCGTCGCCGACCAGGCCGAGGTCGCTATCGAGCTCGCCGACGCCGTCATGTTCATCGTCGACGCGACCGTCGGGCCGACGAGCACCGACGAGCAGGTCGTCCGGCTGCTGCGCAAGTCCGGCAAGCCGGTGGTGCTCGTGGCCAACAAGGTCGACTCGCCCATGCAGGAGGCCGACGCCTCCGCCCTGTGGTCCCTCGGTCTCGGGCAGCCGTGGCCCGTCTCGGCCCTGCACGGCCGCGGCTCCGGTGACCTCCTCGACGCCGCGATGGCGATCCTTCCCGAGGTCTCCTCCGTGGCGGCCGAGCTGCCCGAGGGAGGGCCCCGGCGGGTGGCCCTCGTCGGTCGCCCGAACGTCGGCAAGTCCAGCCTGCTCAACGCGCTCGCCCGCCAGGACCGCGTCGTCGTCCACGACGTCGCCGGCACCACCCGCGACCCCGTCGACGAGCTCGTCGTGCTCGGGAACCGGCCGTGGTGGTTCGTCGACACGGCCGGCATCCGCCGCCGTGTCCACCAGACGAAGGGCGCGGACTTCTACGCCTCGCTGCGCACGCAGGCAGCGCTGGAGAAGGCGGAGGTCGCCGTCGCGCTCGTCGACGCCTCGGTCCCGCTGACCGAGCAGGACATCCGCGTCATCCAGCAGGTCGTGGACGCCGGGCGCGCGCTCGTCATCGCCTACAACAAGTGGGACCTCATGGACGAGGACAAGCGCTTCCTCCTCGAGCGGGCGATCGACCAGGACCTCGTCCAGCTCCCGTGGGCGCCGCGCGTCAACCTGTCCGCCAAGACCCGCTGGCACGTCGACAAGCTGGTCAAGGCGCTCGACACGGCGCTGGAGGGCTGGGACACCCGCATCCCCACCGGCCGGCTCAACGCCTTCCTCGGCGAGCTCACCGCGGCCAACCCGCACCCGGTCCGGGGCGGGAAGCAGCCGCGGATCCTCTTCGCCACGCAGGCGGACAACCGCCCGCCGCGGTTCGTCATCTTCGCGACCGGGTTCATCGAGCACGGCTACCGCCGCTTCATCGAGCGCAAGCTGCGCGAGAACTTCGGCTTCGAGGGCACGCCCATCGAGATCAGCGTGCGGGTGCGGGAGAAGCGGCGCCGCTGA
- a CDS encoding response regulator: protein MTTPVRVVIVDDDGLVRAGLRLILGGHAGITVVGEAPDGHEGVAVVERERPDVVLMDIRMPRLDGLAALRRLAERGSTARVIVLTTFDTDEMVLTALRQGATGFLLKDTPPADLVDAVLRAARGEPMLSPSVTAQVISVATQNQDDSRERAARERVARLTEREREVAVAIGRGLSNAEIAAELYMGVATVKTHIGRLFTKLEAANRVQIALCVHDAGLT, encoded by the coding sequence ATGACGACGCCGGTGCGGGTGGTCATCGTCGACGACGACGGCCTGGTCCGGGCAGGTCTGCGGCTCATCCTCGGCGGGCACGCCGGGATCACGGTCGTGGGCGAGGCGCCCGACGGGCACGAGGGGGTGGCCGTCGTCGAGCGGGAGCGCCCCGACGTCGTCCTCATGGACATCCGCATGCCCCGGCTCGACGGGTTGGCGGCCCTCCGCCGGCTCGCCGAGCGCGGCTCCACCGCCCGCGTCATCGTCCTCACGACCTTCGACACCGACGAGATGGTGCTCACCGCGCTGCGGCAGGGAGCGACGGGGTTCCTCCTCAAGGACACCCCGCCCGCCGACCTCGTCGACGCCGTGCTGAGGGCCGCCCGCGGGGAGCCGATGCTCTCCCCGAGCGTCACCGCCCAGGTGATCTCGGTCGCAACGCAGAACCAGGACGACTCCAGGGAGCGCGCGGCACGCGAGCGGGTCGCCCGGCTCACCGAGCGGGAGCGGGAGGTCGCCGTCGCCATCGGCCGAGGGCTGTCGAACGCCGAGATCGCGGCCGAGCTCTACATGGGCGTGGCGACGGTCAAGACGCACATCGGTCGCCTGTTCACCAAGCTCGAGGCCGCCAACCGGGTGCAGATCGCCCTGTGCGTCCACGACGCCGGGCTCACCTGA
- a CDS encoding sensor histidine kinase: MQLAAPSPPASRRGAGPAGASPALSPPGPPALRPWSRTWRYLAAAGIAFLMWIFTSVDLLPQDGAVPTEVEARMGVALLLDGLLGIFALLLLPLRRRYPAVIGVVTGLLTGVSAAALGAAAVAAVSAATWRRWRLVLPVVLAWVAATVVYEGLWRPSLLEDTSTTAFVILSSSIAVGVVATCIATGFYVGARRELLSTLRQRAETAEREQALKAEAAREAERTRIAREMHDVLAHRISLVAMHAGALAYRTDLSREETAEAAGVIQHNAHLALSELRQVLGVLRAGSPGEHVAPEPPQPELAQVTELVAAASPHVDVTVDAAGLPEGRLPARELPATTSRTAYRVVQEALTNASKHAPGSAVVVRLAGAPGGLLTVEVVNGPPSRTAPGTPGAGLGLLGLGERVELAGGALEHDAGPDGSFTVRAWLPWEEST; the protein is encoded by the coding sequence ATGCAGCTCGCCGCCCCGTCCCCGCCTGCCTCCCGCCGGGGGGCCGGCCCGGCCGGCGCGTCGCCGGCCCTCAGCCCTCCCGGCCCGCCGGCCCTGCGCCCGTGGTCGAGGACGTGGCGGTACCTGGCGGCGGCCGGCATCGCCTTCCTCATGTGGATCTTCACCTCCGTCGACCTCCTCCCGCAGGACGGCGCGGTCCCCACCGAGGTGGAGGCCCGGATGGGGGTCGCCCTCCTGCTCGACGGGCTGCTCGGCATATTCGCCCTCCTCCTCCTGCCGCTGCGTCGTCGCTACCCGGCCGTCATCGGCGTCGTGACCGGTCTGCTCACCGGGGTGTCGGCCGCAGCGCTCGGGGCCGCCGCGGTGGCCGCGGTCTCGGCGGCGACCTGGCGGCGGTGGCGCCTCGTCCTCCCGGTGGTCCTCGCCTGGGTCGCGGCGACCGTCGTCTACGAAGGGCTGTGGCGCCCGAGCCTCCTCGAGGACACGAGCACCACGGCCTTCGTCATCCTCTCCAGCAGCATCGCCGTGGGCGTGGTCGCGACGTGCATCGCCACCGGCTTCTACGTCGGCGCCCGGCGCGAGCTGCTGTCCACGCTGCGCCAGCGCGCGGAGACCGCGGAGCGGGAGCAGGCGCTCAAGGCCGAGGCCGCGCGCGAGGCGGAGCGCACCCGGATCGCGCGCGAGATGCACGACGTGCTCGCCCACCGGATCTCCCTCGTCGCGATGCACGCCGGTGCCCTCGCCTACCGCACGGACCTCAGCCGCGAGGAGACCGCGGAGGCAGCCGGTGTCATCCAGCACAACGCGCACCTCGCCCTCAGCGAGCTGCGGCAGGTGCTCGGGGTGCTGCGGGCCGGGAGCCCGGGGGAGCACGTGGCGCCCGAGCCGCCGCAGCCCGAGCTCGCCCAGGTGACCGAGCTCGTCGCGGCCGCGAGCCCTCACGTCGACGTCACGGTCGACGCCGCCGGGCTGCCCGAGGGCCGGCTGCCCGCGCGCGAGCTGCCTGCGACGACGTCCCGCACCGCCTACCGCGTGGTCCAGGAGGCGTTGACGAACGCGTCCAAGCACGCCCCGGGCAGCGCCGTCGTCGTCCGGCTCGCCGGCGCCCCCGGTGGCCTCCTCACCGTCGAGGTGGTCAACGGCCCGCCGTCGCGCACTGCCCCCGGCACCCCCGGTGCCGGACTCGGGCTGCTCGGCCTCGGCGAACGGGTCGAGCTCGCCGGCGGGGCGCTGGAGCACGACGCCGGTCCGGACGGCTCGTTCACTGTGCGAGCCTGGTTGCCGTGGGAGGAGAGCACATGA
- a CDS encoding ABC transporter ATP-binding protein yields the protein MITAENLTKRYADHLVVDTVSFTARPGRVTGFLGPNGAGKSTTMRMLTGLTRPTAGRATVLGVPFTSLANPGRHVGVLLDAAAQHAGRTGREILTVSAQLMGLPSRRVEEVLTLVGLTPAESRARTRTYSLGMRQRLGLAHALLGEPAVLVLDEPANGLDPAGIRWLRTLLRSFADSGGTVLLSSHLLREVEAVADDLVIIGGGRIVAQGAVADLLATPGTQVHSTDDLTLAAVLAADGHDVSPTGPGLATSATTEEVGRLALTAGVVLTELRPSSSTGLEQLFFDATAQHGREEIPA from the coding sequence ATGATCACCGCAGAGAACCTCACCAAGCGGTACGCCGACCACCTCGTCGTCGACACCGTCTCCTTCACCGCCAGGCCCGGGCGCGTCACCGGCTTCCTCGGCCCCAACGGTGCCGGCAAGTCGACGACGATGCGGATGCTCACCGGCCTCACCCGCCCGACCGCCGGGCGCGCCACCGTCCTCGGCGTGCCGTTCACCTCCCTGGCCAACCCGGGCCGGCACGTCGGTGTGCTCCTCGACGCCGCCGCCCAGCACGCCGGGCGCACCGGGCGCGAGATCCTCACCGTCTCCGCACAGCTCATGGGGCTGCCCTCGCGGCGCGTCGAGGAGGTCCTCACCCTCGTCGGGCTCACCCCGGCCGAGTCCAGGGCGCGCACCCGCACCTACTCCCTCGGCATGCGCCAGCGTCTCGGCCTGGCGCACGCCCTCCTCGGTGAGCCCGCGGTGCTCGTCCTCGACGAGCCGGCGAACGGTCTCGACCCGGCGGGCATACGTTGGCTGCGCACGCTCCTGCGCTCCTTCGCCGACTCCGGGGGAACCGTCCTGCTGTCCTCCCACCTCCTGCGCGAGGTCGAGGCGGTGGCCGACGACCTCGTCATCATCGGTGGTGGCCGGATCGTGGCCCAGGGCGCCGTCGCCGACCTCCTCGCAACCCCTGGGACGCAGGTCCACAGCACCGACGACCTCACGCTCGCGGCCGTCCTCGCGGCGGACGGTCACGACGTGTCCCCCACCGGCCCGGGCCTCGCGACGTCCGCGACCACCGAGGAGGTCGGGCGCCTCGCCCTCACCGCCGGCGTCGTGCTCACCGAGCTGCGTCCCAGCTCCTCCACCGGCCTGGAGCAGCTGTTCTTCGACGCGACCGCCCAGCACGGGCGAGAGGAGATCCCCGCATGA
- a CDS encoding ABC transporter permease: MSTTTTTVPARPRQARGSGVPFTRLLLVELRKQVDTRAGAWLLAVIVLLNAALIALVLFTGEPQSRTWQELTTASSLGQLILLPLIGIMAATGEWSQRTALTTFTLEPRRSRVNLAKLVSAWGLGLVVMAAALAVGAVSNVVGAVLLDGDGAWTMEWSVLGGMLLALVLLVSQGVGFGLALLSTPVAIVAYLALPTAWTVLTALVSGLREPAQWLNLDSAMGPLMEGTMTATGWAQLATSAAVWVGVPLALGLWRTARRDVS; the protein is encoded by the coding sequence ATGAGCACCACCACGACCACCGTCCCCGCCCGCCCGCGCCAGGCGCGCGGCAGCGGCGTCCCGTTCACCCGCCTCCTGCTCGTCGAGCTGCGCAAGCAGGTCGACACCCGCGCGGGAGCCTGGCTGCTCGCCGTCATCGTCCTGCTCAACGCGGCCCTCATCGCCCTCGTCCTGTTCACCGGCGAGCCGCAGAGCAGGACGTGGCAGGAGCTCACCACCGCGTCGTCGTTGGGTCAGCTGATCCTCCTGCCCCTCATCGGCATCATGGCCGCGACCGGCGAGTGGTCCCAGCGCACCGCGCTCACCACCTTCACCCTCGAGCCGCGGCGCAGCCGGGTCAACCTCGCCAAGCTCGTCTCGGCCTGGGGGCTGGGCCTGGTCGTCATGGCGGCCGCGCTCGCCGTGGGCGCCGTGTCCAACGTCGTCGGGGCGGTCCTGCTCGACGGGGACGGCGCCTGGACCATGGAGTGGTCGGTGCTCGGCGGGATGCTCCTCGCGCTCGTCCTGCTCGTGAGCCAGGGGGTGGGCTTCGGGCTCGCGCTGCTGAGCACGCCGGTGGCGATCGTCGCCTACCTCGCCCTGCCCACCGCCTGGACCGTGCTCACCGCCCTCGTGTCGGGGCTCCGGGAGCCGGCGCAGTGGCTCAACCTCGACTCCGCGATGGGCCCGCTCATGGAGGGGACGATGACCGCGACCGGGTGGGCACAGCTCGCCACGTCGGCCGCGGTGTGGGTGGGCGTGCCGCTGGCCCTCGGCCTGTGGCGCACGGCGCGCCGCGACGTCTCCTGA
- a CDS encoding lysophospholipid acyltransferase family protein, whose translation MSTELSRGARTKAEDIYRWGPIWSRRVGQFLDHVWWNTKVHGAEHVPKDGPVIIASNHTGVIDGPLLHGAVPRGSHFIIKQEFWDSPLGFLMTLAGQIPVDRKNGRAALVVAQQMLSEGRVVGIFPEGNRGSGTVQSTRAGVAWLAVHGNAPVVPVACLGTRPTGKKVGYVPPPRSRLHVVFGKPIVVDTERGEGGNREVMTRAMQQIHQGLAAHVEDAVALTGIPLPTH comes from the coding sequence GTGAGCACTGAGCTCTCGCGCGGGGCACGCACGAAGGCCGAGGACATCTACCGCTGGGGGCCGATCTGGTCGCGGCGCGTGGGCCAGTTCCTCGACCACGTGTGGTGGAACACGAAGGTCCACGGTGCCGAGCACGTCCCGAAGGACGGCCCGGTCATCATCGCCTCGAACCACACCGGCGTCATCGACGGTCCGCTCCTGCACGGTGCGGTCCCGCGTGGCTCCCACTTCATCATCAAGCAGGAGTTCTGGGACTCCCCGCTCGGCTTCCTCATGACGCTCGCCGGCCAGATCCCGGTCGACCGGAAGAACGGGCGCGCCGCGCTCGTCGTCGCCCAGCAGATGCTCAGCGAGGGCCGCGTCGTCGGGATCTTCCCCGAGGGGAACCGGGGGAGCGGTACCGTCCAGTCCACCCGTGCGGGCGTCGCGTGGCTCGCCGTCCACGGCAACGCGCCGGTCGTGCCGGTCGCCTGCCTCGGGACCCGGCCCACGGGCAAGAAGGTCGGCTACGTCCCGCCGCCGCGCTCGCGCCTCCACGTCGTGTTCGGCAAGCCGATCGTCGTGGACACCGAGCGCGGCGAGGGCGGCAACCGCGAGGTCATGACGCGGGCGATGCAGCAGATCCACCAGGGCCTGGCCGCGCACGTCGAGGACGCCGTCGCCCTCACCGGCATCCCGCTGCCCACGCACTGA
- the cmk gene encoding (d)CMP kinase gives MTAPVTVAIDGPSGSGKSTVSRGLASALGLAYLDTGAMYRAATWWCRRQGVDLDSADAVTAAVAVMPLEMGIDPAAPAVVCDGVDITAEIRGSDISSIVSVVATNLDVRAELRERQRAIIAAERRAAGFSEGRGIVAEGRDITTVVAPDADVRILLTADEEARLARRARELHGSDDPDSLAATHAEVVGRDARDSTVSTFLTAADGVVTIDSSRMDAARTLEVALGVVEQVRQEQR, from the coding sequence ATGACAGCGCCGGTGACGGTCGCGATCGACGGACCTTCCGGGTCGGGCAAGTCGACGGTGAGCAGGGGGCTGGCGTCCGCGCTGGGCCTGGCCTACCTCGACACCGGCGCGATGTACCGGGCGGCCACCTGGTGGTGCCGTCGGCAGGGGGTGGACCTCGACTCCGCGGACGCCGTGACGGCCGCCGTCGCGGTCATGCCGCTCGAGATGGGCATCGACCCGGCCGCCCCGGCGGTCGTGTGCGACGGCGTCGACATCACCGCGGAGATCCGCGGCTCGGACATCTCCTCCATCGTCTCGGTGGTGGCGACGAACCTCGACGTGCGCGCCGAGCTGCGTGAGCGGCAGCGGGCGATCATCGCCGCCGAGCGCCGCGCCGCCGGCTTCAGCGAGGGTCGCGGCATCGTCGCCGAGGGCCGCGACATCACGACGGTCGTCGCCCCCGACGCCGACGTGCGCATCCTCCTCACGGCGGACGAGGAGGCACGCCTCGCGCGGCGTGCGCGCGAGCTGCACGGCAGCGACGACCCGGACTCGCTCGCCGCGACGCACGCCGAGGTCGTGGGCCGCGACGCACGTGACTCGACCGTCTCGACGTTCCTCACCGCGGCGGACGGCGTCGTGACGATCGACTCCTCGCGGATGGACGCGGCGCGCACCCTGGAGGTGGCACTCGGCGTCGTCGAGCAGGTGCGGCAGGAGCAGCGGTGA
- a CDS encoding prephenate dehydrogenase, with amino-acid sequence MTTQAAPLTAGPVRVVGTGLLGTSIALGLRGLDVPVQLSDSSPSALALARDMGAGEPVGEASPEPALVVVATPPDVAGPVVLEMLRRHPGAVVTDVASVKAVIAAEVAAGGQDGARYVGSHPMAGRERSGAAAADADLFAGRPWVIAPTGDADPAAVAAVRGLALDLGALPVSLDPQEHDDAVAVVSHVPQLAASLVASLLVEAPESALSLAGQGLRDVTRIAASDPRLWAAILVGNAAPVGEGLRRLRAGIDSLIEGLDKAAASGPLAPGAVGALSRVIDAGNTGVARIPGKHGGAPRRYRTVQVLIPDEPGELGRLFGEVGELGVNIEDLQLEHSAGARVGIAHLSVVPAAAAALEDGLTNRGWRVVAE; translated from the coding sequence GTGACGACCCAGGCGGCCCCCCTGACGGCAGGTCCGGTCAGGGTCGTCGGCACCGGTCTCCTCGGCACGAGCATCGCGCTGGGCCTGCGCGGCCTCGACGTCCCCGTCCAGCTGTCCGACTCCTCGCCCTCCGCGCTCGCCCTCGCGCGCGACATGGGCGCCGGCGAGCCGGTCGGCGAGGCGAGCCCCGAGCCGGCGCTCGTCGTCGTCGCGACGCCCCCGGACGTCGCGGGACCGGTCGTGCTCGAGATGCTCCGCCGCCACCCCGGCGCCGTCGTCACCGACGTCGCGAGCGTCAAGGCGGTCATCGCCGCGGAGGTCGCCGCCGGTGGTCAGGACGGTGCCCGCTACGTCGGCTCCCACCCGATGGCGGGCCGTGAGCGCTCCGGCGCCGCCGCCGCCGACGCCGACCTCTTCGCCGGGCGTCCCTGGGTCATCGCGCCGACCGGCGACGCGGACCCCGCCGCCGTCGCCGCCGTCCGCGGCCTCGCGCTCGACCTCGGCGCGCTGCCGGTGTCGCTGGACCCGCAGGAGCACGACGACGCCGTCGCCGTCGTCTCCCACGTCCCCCAGCTCGCGGCCTCGCTCGTCGCGTCCCTGCTCGTCGAGGCGCCCGAGTCGGCGCTGTCCCTCGCGGGGCAGGGGCTGCGGGACGTCACCCGCATCGCGGCGTCCGACCCGCGACTGTGGGCCGCGATCCTCGTCGGGAACGCCGCCCCGGTGGGCGAGGGGCTGCGCCGGCTGCGCGCGGGCATCGACTCGCTCATCGAGGGCCTGGACAAGGCCGCGGCGAGCGGCCCGCTCGCACCGGGCGCCGTTGGCGCGCTCAGCCGCGTCATCGACGCGGGGAACACCGGGGTCGCTCGGATCCCGGGCAAGCACGGCGGCGCGCCGCGCCGCTACAGGACCGTGCAGGTGCTCATCCCGGACGAGCCGGGTGAGCTGGGCCGGCTCTTCGGCGAGGTCGGGGAGCTCGGCGTGAACATCGAGGACCTCCAGCTCGAGCACTCCGCAGGGGCGAGGGTCGGCATCGCGCACCTGTCGGTGGTGCCGGCCGCCGCCGCGGCGCTGGAGGACGGACTGACCAACCGAGGGTGGAGAGTGGTGGCGGAATGA
- a CDS encoding pseudouridine synthase, which translates to MNPDAHTPDGVRLQKVLAAAGYGSRRACEQLIVDGRVTVDGRRVELGTRVDPATAVVHVDGVRLQLDDTKVTIALHKPAGVVSSMHDEQGRPDLSQYAAERDERLFHVGRLDEQTEGLLLLTNDGELAHRLTHPSYEIPKTYVATVRGQVPRSLGRALLDGVELEDGPARADRFTVLETLPTESVVEIELHEGRNRIVRRMLEHVGHPVTRLVRTRFGNVRLGRLKPGHTRVVEGTELGTLMSSVDL; encoded by the coding sequence ATGAACCCCGATGCCCACACCCCCGACGGTGTCCGCCTGCAGAAGGTGCTGGCCGCCGCCGGCTACGGCTCCCGCCGTGCCTGCGAGCAGCTCATCGTCGACGGCCGGGTGACCGTCGACGGGCGGAGGGTCGAGCTCGGCACCCGGGTGGACCCGGCCACCGCCGTCGTCCACGTCGACGGCGTGCGCCTCCAGCTCGACGACACCAAGGTGACGATCGCGCTGCACAAGCCGGCCGGCGTCGTCTCCTCGATGCACGACGAGCAGGGCCGGCCCGACCTCTCGCAGTACGCCGCCGAGCGTGACGAGCGGCTGTTCCACGTCGGGCGGCTCGACGAGCAGACCGAGGGCCTGCTCCTCCTCACCAACGACGGCGAGCTCGCCCACCGGCTCACCCACCCGTCCTACGAGATCCCCAAGACCTACGTCGCCACCGTCCGCGGCCAGGTGCCCCGGTCGCTCGGACGGGCGCTGCTGGACGGCGTGGAGCTCGAGGACGGGCCGGCGCGCGCCGACCGCTTCACCGTGCTCGAGACGCTGCCGACGGAGTCGGTCGTGGAGATCGAGCTGCACGAGGGCCGCAACCGGATCGTGCGCCGGATGCTCGAGCACGTCGGGCACCCCGTGACCCGGCTCGTGCGCACCCGCTTCGGCAACGTGCGGCTCGGGCGGCTCAAGCCCGGCCACACACGAGTGGTCGAGGGCACCGAGCTCGGCACGCTGATGTCGAGCGTCGACCTGTGA